In a genomic window of Punica granatum isolate Tunisia-2019 chromosome 6, ASM765513v2, whole genome shotgun sequence:
- the LOC116211917 gene encoding ACT domain-containing protein ACR4-like, translating into MEYWPPSVAVDDEFEKLVRRVNPPRVTVDNDSSKKATLVKVDSANKRGSLLEVVQVLTDMNLLIRRAYISSDGEWFMDVFHVTDQYGNKLAQDDVADRIQQSLGPRVRSFRSRRSSVDVQSAMEHTTIELTGRDRPGLLSEVSAVLADLKCNVVAAEVWTHNSRMASVVYITDEASGNPIDDPARLDKVKQLLLYVLKGDMDKRSANTAVSVGSTHTERRLHQLMYADRDYDADDGSRGRARGKPFVTVENCRDKGYTVVYLRCQDRPKLIFDTVCTLTDMEYVVYHGTVIAEGPEAYQEYYIRHMDGYPISSEAERQRVINCLEAAIKRRTSEGMRLELCCEDRVGLLSDVTRIFRENGLTVTRAEVTTRGSQAVNAFYVTDSSGKPVKSETIEAVRNEIGLTILRVTDDSQSKPLAHESSTTGKFSLGNLFRSRSEKFLYNLGLIRSCS; encoded by the exons ATGGAGTATTGGCCTCCTTCGGTCGCCGTGGACGACGAGTTCGAGAAGCTCGTTCGCAGAGTTAACCCGCCCAG GGTAACAGTTGATAACGATTCCAGCAAGAAGGCCACGCTGGTCAAG GTCGATAGTGCCAATAAGAGGGGGAGCCTGCTGGAGGTGGTTCAGGTCCTGACGGATATGAATCTGTTAATTCGCCGGGCTTACATCTCTTCCGATGGAGAGTGGTTCATGGATG TTTTCCATGTTACTGATCAGTACGGGAATAAGCTGGCTCAGGACGACGTAGCGGACCGAATTCAACAG TCACTGGGACCTCGGGTTCGGAGCTTTCGGTCCCGGAGAAGCTCTGTGGACGTACAGTCAGCAATGGAGCACACCACAATTGAATTGACAGGGAGGGACCGCCCAGGCCTGCTTTCCGAGGTCTCCGCTGTCCTTGCTGACCTCAAGTGCAATGTTGTGGCTGCAGAGGTGTGGACACACAACTCGAGGATGGCCTCAGTCGTTTACATCACTGATGAGGCCTCGGGGAACCCCATAGATGACCCAGCTAGgcttgacaaggtgaagcagCTTTTATTGTACGTCCTCAAGGGAGACATGGACAAGAGGAGTGCTAACACGGCTGTCTCGGTCGGTTCCACACACACTGAGCGCAGGCTCCACCAGTTGATGTATGCTGACCGGGATTATGATGCTGATGATGGCTCGAGAGGGAGGGCGCGGGGAAAGCCATTTGTGACGGTGGAGAATTGTCGGGATAAGGGGTACACAGTGGTGTATTTGAGGTGCCAGGACAGGCCAAAGCTTATCTTTGACACAGTTTGCACTCTTACGGACATGGAGTACGTGGTTTACCATGGGACTGTGATTGCAGAAGGCCCTGAGGCTTATCAG GAATACTATATCCGTCATATGGATGGGTACCCTATTAGTTCGGAAGCAGAGAGGCAACGGGTGATCAATTGCTTGGAGGCTGCCATCAAGAGACGAACTTCGGAG GGGATGAGACTAGAGCTCTGTTGTGAGGACAGAGTCGGGCTTTTGTCAGATGTAACTCGTATATTCAGAGAGAATGGCCTCACAGTGACCCGAGCTGAGGTCACCACCAGGGGTTCCCAGGCCGTGAATGCATTCTACGTGACCGACTCCTCAGGGAAACCAGTCAAGAGCGAGACGATCGAGGCTGTCCGTAACGAGATTGGCCTGACAATCCTCCGTGTGACTGATGATTCCCAGTCGAAGCCTCTGGCCCATGAGAGCAGCACGACCGGGAAGTTCTCTCTGGGGAACCTGTTCCGTTCTCGGTCGGAGAAGTTCCTCTACAACTTGGGCTTGATAAGGTCGTGTTCTTGA